Genomic window (Oceanococcus atlanticus):
ATTTCATAGTGGGGAATGGTGCCGCGCCAGTGGATTTACCACTTGGCTTTAGCAATATTCCGCCACAGAGGTATCCTGAGGCACCAGGCGATGAAGGGATTGTTCTCCACACACCTTTGGCTTATATCGCGGAGCGGAGCAAGTGAAATCTAACAGCACGTTGGAGGTGACGTTTGACCCGTCGCTGACCTTTGCTGCAGCAAAGGCAGGCGCCGCCTCAAACGCACCTCAACGTGGGCGTTAGCCCCTTTGCTGCCAAATCTGCACGCTACAATTCTTAAACCCATTTCAGTGGGTGCGCATACGACGGAGACATGAACATGGGAAGACCCGAAATACCAAACCTCAGAACTTGGCCACGAAATCTCAGCACTAGTCAGGGTGGCGGGCTCTCGACATCGCAGTACGGTGGTATGTCTACGTCTCAATACGGAGGCGCATCAACGTCGCAGTACGGCGGGCTGTCAACTTCTCAATATGGCGGCATGTCCACATCCCAGTACGGTGGACTGTCAACCTCACAGTATGGTGGGTTATCAACGTCCCAATACGGTGGCCTTTCCACATCGCAATACGGTGGTCTATCAACTTCCCAGTACGGCGGCCTTTCAACGTCACAAGGTGGGGGCATGTCCACATCGTCGAGCAATGTCTACCGCAGCAATATTCCGCCGTGGCCATACTTTTTGCGTGAATTGGAGGCCCGAGGATACAACTGGGCATCTGACTTGATCCGTCAACATCTGCCAGATTTTCTTTGGCCAGAGAATTTCTTCTGAAACACGGGGCTAACAAATCGCTGCAGGTGACGTTTGACCCGCCACCTACTTTTGCTGCCGCAAAAGCAGGCGCCGCCTCAAACGCACCTGAGCTCAGGCGTTAGAGCGCATTGAAAGATTGGGGGTAGATTAGCCGTATGAAAGACATCGTGGACGCCATTAGCAGCCGGTTTAGATCGCCGTATTTTGGATATTCAGTCCTCGCGTTTTTTGCATTTAACTGGCGCGGAATATTTCTACTTCTTACCCTGGAAGATTCTCCTCAACAGAGGCTAGCGGCCTTTGATTCCGAAACATGCATATGGACTCTGGTGATTTACCCGTTGCTCGTGGGTGCACTGGTGGCAGCGTCAACTCATTGGGTTAGGTTGGTGTTCGGCTGGGTGTCACGAAAGCCTTTGGAGCTCATGGACATTCTTGATCTTGAAGCTGAACACAAAAAGACCCTGCATCAAGCCAAACTTGAGAAATCTCGATCAAAGGTCTTGGCCGTAAAAGAAGAAGAACTTATTGAAAGAGCCAAGAGAGATGAGGCAGTAGCGGGGATCGAAGACTCTGAAGCGAAAGAAAGGTTGGCTGCACAGCTAGATGCGATGAGGCGCGAACGCGATTTGCTTTCTGAACAGCTCAAACAACAAGGCAACTTCGGCACTCCCTCTTTAACTCAGTTGTCTCAAGAAGAGGCTGAAATTTTGAGTGCTGCTGCTTCGCAAAAGAATGGCTCTATTATTAAGCCAAAATCTATAGGTGCGAGAACGATTCAAGCAGGTGGTCATTCCTTTGGCCAAGATAGTGCGCGTGATTTCGCCAAGTATGAGGAGGCTTTGGGTAACCTGATTACCCTGGAGCTCGTCAAAGAAGTCGGGGCCAAGGGCGAAATGTTCACGCTGACCAGCCGGGGATGGAAGGTGGCAGATGCGCTCTAACAAATCGCTGCAGCTGACGTTTGACTCGCCGCTCGGTTTGGCTACGCCAAGCCCTCCCGTCGAATCAAACGCAGCTGAGCTCAGGCGTTATGTTTTTCTAGCCCGATGAATCAGGAGCGCTATGAAGACTGGGTCCGCGTGTCGTTCCGCTGGGTTAGGGACACCGATCGGGATAAGGGATTGCCTCATCATATACAAATGCTCGGTATCGTGGATGCAGAATTGCGGGATATCCGCATACCTGATCTGTTCAGTCAGGATGGTAAGCCGTTGGAAGATGATGACGGCATTTTGAAGCTGGAAAGAGCCCAGATCAAGGCACATTTATGGGTCTTAGGGGCATATGAACTTGTTCGAATGATTTCTCAGAGGCTTAGGGAGAATCCAGAACTCGCCATCACAGAATCCCGAACGGCTATTGATAGAGCAAAGTCGGATTTATCGCGCGTACGTATTCCGTTGGCTAAGCTTGAAGCTAGCAAAAGGAATGAAAAAACGGATTATCAAGTCGCCTATGCTGGTATCGGTCCTGCAGGGTTGGCCTGGAAAGTTGCAGACAATACGTGGGTTTATCAACATGATTTATCAGACAGTTTATGGACGGCACTGTGTGCGCTTAAGCCCCAAACATAACAACACGTTGGAGGTGACGTTTGACCCGTCGCTGACCTTTGCTGCCGCAAAGGCAGGCGTCGCCTCAAACGCACCTCAACGTGGGCGTTAGGCGTCACTAGAGCACAACGGGTACCATGAAAGCCCGCTAGAGTTACAAATAAATTCAAGGGAGAGGGGTTGTGGGGAAATTATTCGTTGGAGCATTGCTTGCACTGTCCATATTCGCGTCACAAGCCGCTGATGTGTTTCCTGAACCATTCGGACTCGCATGGGGGATGTCCGAGTCCGGTTTGCAGAAGCTTGGCTTTAATCAGGTAAGCGACTCCGGAGGGCTAAAAGTTTTTTCATCCGTATCCGCGCCAAAGGCGTGGTCGAAAGCCGAAAACTATGTTGCGGTGACTTACCAAGGGAGACTCGTAAAAGCCGCTGCTGTATCTATGGACTTTACAGATGACATTTACGGATCGGCGGGCAAGGAAACCTATAACCAAGTTAAGGACCTGCTTACTAAAAAGTATGGTTCGCCATCAAAGCATTATGAGAGAGTGGGCGGCAAACTCTACGATGACTCAGATGAGTTTTATCAATGTTTGGATTATTCAGGCTGTGGCGCGTATCTATCGATTTTTGACTACGCTGGTGGGGTGATTTCAGTTCAGTTGAAGGGCAAGCGTCGTGGTCAGGGGTTCCTGACGATTGCTTACGAAAGTCCAAGTTTTGCGGTGGCGAAAAAGGAAATCGAACGGGGTGACCTTGAGTCTGACGCAGATGCTTTCTAACGGAACGGTTTAGGAGATGGGGATGATAAAAAGGCTGCTGGCGATAGCATTGAGCTGTATGTCCTTTGTTGCATGTGGTGGACAACTCAAGCAGGAAGAGAAGTCCGTTGTAGCGAACGATCCTCGAAACGCTAACGTGGATTTTGATTTGTTCAAGTCAGGTAAGAACTTGAGGTATTGCGTCAACAACCTATCTGGTGAAGGCAGTCCAATGGACGTCTTCCGAATACTTTTACAGACTGCTGAGTTGTTCAAAGAGTCCACCTTCGAAAAAGTAGAGCTTTGCTTCAGAAAGAAAACCAAATTTCTGCTAGGCGGCGTCGACTTCACAGTGATCGGGCAGGAGTTTGGTGAGCAAAATCCCATGTACACAATTCGAACTTTCCCAGAGAAGCTAGCTTTGCCCGACGGAAATGCTGCATACACGGAGCACAAGGGAGGCGTGTTTTACTTGATGAAAGTCCAAATGGCCGACTTTCAAGATATGAATGGCAAGTGGTTTATGAACGACTTGGTTTCTGAAATGAAAGCCGTGAAAGATGCCAAACGGCCCAAAGAATTTGCGTCAGACGAAGAGGTCTTTTAGGTCAGGTGCGGTGTCGCCTAACAACTCGCTGCAGGTGACGTTTGACCCGCCACCCACTTTTGCTGCCGCAAAATCGGGCGTCGTCTCAAACGCACCTGAGCTCAGGCGTTGGGCGGCAAAAACACGCATTGCAAGCTTCGACAGTAGCGGTACACAATTCTTAAGGCAGCTATGATGGGAATTAATGCGTTGACTGTGCAGGGGAAACAATGAAGAAGTTGGGATATCGATTGTTGGTAGGCACTATGGGCGTAGGGCTAGCATTCTTGAGCGCCTGTGGTGGGAGTGAATCAGACAGTGGGGCTGAGTTCGAATCCCCTATTGATCCTGGCCAGCAGCCCGAAGCAGTTTCTCAACTGCTTGACTACTATGTTGAGAATTTGGCGGGGCAAGATGCTAGTCAGGGTTCGCCGCCTGAGCCAAGCCAAGGCATGGGCACTAGCCTAGATGTGCGCAAATCGAATGTCAGCATTTTTTCTGGAAACACATTCGAGCTTTTCCTAGATTTCGACTCGAACTCACCATTGAGTGAGCTTTTCGTTCAGGTGGTAGGGGCCAGTGAGTTCATTACTCTCGGCGCAGAGAAGAACTCGAGAAAAGCGGTCGAAACAGTTGAGCTTGTCGTCCTAACAGACACTGATATTGGAACAGGTACTTTTTGTCTGGAAATTAGCGGACGGGATACTGCCGGGAACGTTTCTAACAGAGATCAAGTTTGCGTTGATGTCGACCGGGAATTGTTGAACGCCCTGGAAGGCAACTGGGAAACTAATTGCATATCAACCCAATCAGGCTCTTTGGAAAGCGCGTGGACTGTGGAAAACGCGGATGTTGTTGAGGTTGATACGGAGTACTCGTCTAGCGATTGTTCCGGTACACCATTGTCAGTTCAGAGGCGAGAGTTTTATCTAGGCGTGACTGGAAACAGCACTACCAGTGACGGCCAGGCAGCCTACGAGGTTTACATCACTGACTACACGAACGAATCGCGCTACAAATTTTTCGGGTGCCTCCTTGGTAGTGCTGGCGATGTGTTCAACATTGGTTGTGAGGAGCAGCCGAATTTTGCGACACAGTTCCAGCGTGAGTACCAAAGGATTTCAGAAGATTTGTAGGTGCCAGCACCACACGAGCAAAGCATTCTCCCGTTGCCGCCCAACAAATCGCTGCAGCTGACGTTTGACCCGCCACCTACTTTTGCTGTCGCAAAAGCAGGCGTCGCCTCAAACGCACCTGAGCTCAGGCGTTAGCTTTCAGGGTGCTTGCATTGATCGCAGTGCCACTTTAGTATCACATCATGCGCACCGAACTCGTCACAACCCTCAAACGAAAGGCGACAGATCTGCTGTCAGAATTGGCCAAGGACAAAGAGCCAATCCTGATCACGCAGCATGGTTTGCCTTCCGCTTACCTTGTTGATGTAGATAGCTACGAAAAGCTTCAGGCCAAGATGAAGCTCCTCGAAGGCATTGCACGTGGCGAACGCGCCGTAGACGAGGGGCGTACTATTTCTAATGAACAAGCCAAGGCCAAGATGGCCCGATGGCTGAAGTAGTTTGGTCTGATCCCGCACTGGCCGATTTAGATGCTATTGCGGACTACATCGCCCTGGAAAATCTCAACGCCGCGCAACAGCTTGTCCGGCGCATCTTCGAGCACGTGAATCAGCTCGAAACTCATCCAGATAGTGGCTCAAAGCCACAGGAGTTTCGTGGC
Coding sequences:
- a CDS encoding type II toxin-antitoxin system Phd/YefM family antitoxin, with amino-acid sequence MRTELVTTLKRKATDLLSELAKDKEPILITQHGLPSAYLVDVDSYEKLQAKMKLLEGIARGERAVDEGRTISNEQAKAKMARWLK
- a CDS encoding type II toxin-antitoxin system RelE/ParE family toxin yields the protein MAEVVWSDPALADLDAIADYIALENLNAAQQLVRRIFEHVNQLETHPDSGSKPQEFRGWRYRQIIEPPCRIIYRHDKEQGRVFILHVMRSEQKLRRSKLLRD